The Proteiniphilum propionicum genome contains the following window.
ATATCAGAGATCGGGTGAGCCCGGACTTGATAATGCAGAGTTCTTTATTAGAGGTATTACAAGTTTCAGTGCAGGGGGTAAAAAGGATCCTTTGATTCTTATTGATGGTATAGAAATGAGTCCTAATGATCTTGCAAGAATCAACCCTGACGACATAGAATCATTTTCTGTAATGAAAGATGCAAGCTCTGCCGCTTTATATGGAGCACGTGGCGCGAATGGGGTAATCCTTGTGACTTCTAAGGAAGGACAGAGTGAGAAACTCTCAATTAATGTAAGGGGTGAGGTATCTTCGTCGTCGAACTCGGAGTTGGTTGAACTGGCCGATCCGATTAGTTATATGAAACTTCACAATGAAGCTGTAAGAACTCGAAATCCTATGGTTGCACTACCCTACTCTTCTAATAAAATATATAATACAGAACTTGGAACTGATCCTATCAGGTATCCTTCAGTAGATTGGTATAACTATTTGATTAAAGATCGCACATCAAATCAGCGATTAAATTTCAACCTATCTGGAGGAGGGCGTGCTGTACAATATTATATTGCAGCTAATTATCAACATGATACTGGTATTTTTAAGGAAAATGAACAGAATAAGTTCAATAATAACATAGACATAACTAGGTTCCAACTTCGCTCCAACATTACCATTAAACTAGCACCTAACACTAAAGCAGTAGTGAGAGCATATGGTTCATTTGATGATACTCGAGGTCCCAGACTTGGTGGTGCTTCTGCTTTCAATATGGCTCGAAATGCTACACCGGTGCGCTTCCTGCCTTTCTACCCGAAAGACGATAAGAATGAGTTTACAAATCATATCCTATTTGGTGCGGCAGAGACTGCTTCTACCTACACCAATCCGTTTGCTGAGATAGTGAGTGGTTTCAAGGAGTCTAAAACATCTATGATGTTTTCACAAGTTGAGATAGATCATCAGTTCACTGGGGCATTACAGGGATTTTTTGTAAGAAGTCTGTTTAATATTAAAAGAAACTCTTACTATGACCTCCAACGTTCTTACAACCCCTTTTATTATGCTCCATTAGAAACGGCAGATGGTTCATATGAACTAATTAATTTCAACCCAGATACTGGAACTGAGTATTTGAATTACAACTTTGGTGGAAAAAGTGTTACATCTGATGTATATGGTGAATTTCGGGCTGGTTACAACACAACTATAAATGATAAGAACGACCTAAGTATTCTTCTTGTTGGTTCTTTGCGTAGTGAAACAGATACTGAAGTTACAACAATTGAGGAGTCACTACCAAAAAGAAATATTTCTACTGCAGGCAGGGTTACTTATGGCTACGATTCACGCTACTTTTTTGAGGCAAACTTTGGATATAACGGCTCAGAAAGATTCTCAAAAAATAACCGTTTCGGTTTCTTCCCTTCTGTTGGAGCAGGATGGATGATAACTAACGAAGAGTTTATGCAGGGTATTCAGAATCAGCTGTCTTCTCTTAAGCTCAGGGCTACTTATGGTTTAGTAGGAAACGACCAAATTGGATACTTGAGAGACCGCTTCTTCTATCTTTCACAAGTAAACCTTAACTCAGAAGGATATACTTTTGGTACCGACAGAGGGTATACACGCCCTGGCGTTAGTATAAATAGATATGCTAATGATATGATAACATGGGAGATTGCTCACAAATTAAACCTGGGTATTGATCTTACACTTTTAAATGATCTTGATATTATTGCAGACTACTTCGTAGAAAGAAGAGAAAATATTTTACAAACAAGGACAGATATCCCGAGTACTATGGGATTAATACAAACTCCTCAAGCTAATGTTGGAGTGGCCGAAGGTTCAGGTTTTGAGGCTGAGGTGAAATACCAAAAAAGCTTCAATAAAGATATGTTTTTAATAGTTAATGGAAACTTCACTTACGCATCCAGTAAATTTATTGAGTACGAGGAGCCCGATTACACCGATGCACCATGGAAGTCTCGAATAGGAAGAAAATTATCACAAGAGTATGGACTTATTGCAGAGAGACTATTTATTGATGAAGCAGAGGTAGAAAACTCTCCAAGACAAATGTTTGGTGAATATGGAGCAGGTGATATAAAATATAAGGATATCAATAGAGATGGAGCGATAAATGCAGATGATATGGTTCCAATTGGATATCCTACTGTTCCGGAAATTATTTATGGTACCGGATTTACTTTGGGATATAAGAATTTAGATATTTCATGTTTCTTTCAAGGTTCAACAAGATCTTCATTCTTTATTAATCCATCTGCAATAACTCCCTTTGTAAATAACGGGCAACGTGCATTATTACAAGATATTGCAAATGACCATTGGTCAGAAAACAACCGAAATTTAAATGCTTTTTGGCCTCGACTATCGGAATATGAGATTAGTAATAATTCGCAAAGAAGTACATGGTGGCTGAGAGATGGAAGTTTTATGCGACTCAAATCGGCCGAAATAGGATATACGATTCCAAAAAGCACAACAAATAAATTAAATATTGACATGCTTCGATTTTATGCCAGTGGTTCGAATCTATTTTTATGGTCGAAATTTAAAATGTGGGATCCGGAGATGGCAGGGAATGGATTAGGATATCCTCTACAAAGGGTATTTAATCTGGGAATAAATATTAATTTTTAAATATTGAGATGAAATTCTCAAATTATTGATACAACAATTATAAAGAAAAAATTATATGAAAAATTTATCAAAAATAGCATTTATACTGTCATTCATGATTACTATTATTTCATGCAATCAGTTCTTGGATGTTGTTCCTGATGATACTCCTACGCTCGATCATGCATTTGCTAACAGGGCAATGAGCGAAAGATATCTATTTACATGCTATAAACATCTACCCGACCCGACAAACCCATACCATTATCCCGCACATTTGAATACCAACGATGAATTTTATCTTATTGGTGGAGAATCAAATCAACATACACAATCGGCTCCATCTACAGAGATACGTAGAGGGAATCAAAACAGCAACAGTCCTCTAATGGATTATTGGTCTGGAAAAAATGGTGGACGAAGCATGTTTAATGCTATACGAGATTGCAATATTTTCCTCGAAAATATCAATATACCAAAAGATATTGATGAGACCGAAAGAAGCCGATGGATTGCGGAAGTGAAGTTTTTGAAAGCTTATTATCACTTCTTCCTTTTACAGCTGTACGGACCCATACCGCTGATCAAAGAAAACTTCGAGCTTTATGATTCTCCTGAAGCAATTAAAGTATATCGAGAGCCATTTGATGAGTGTATTGATTATATTGTTGAGCTTATTGATGAATCTCTCTCTGATCTACCTTTGACAATTACTAATAATATTCAGGAGGATGGACGTATTACACAACCAATTGCATTAGCTGTAAAAGCAAAAGCTCTGACATTAGCAGCAAGCCCACTCTTCAATGGAAATAGTGATTATAGTGGATGGGTAGACAAAAGAGGCGTACAGTTAGTATCAAACTCTTATGACAATGAGAAGTGGAAGATAGCATTAGACGCGATTGAAGAGGCAATTGATGTTGCTCACAGTGCTGGTCATCAATTATATAAGTACAATAAAGATGCAGATGGACAGTTTAATATGAACGAGAGTATCTCTATTCTTATGAACACAAGAAAAGGCATTACTGAGAAATGGAATAGTGGAGTAATTTGGTCGAGTATGGAAACGTTCGGAAATAAAAACAACATCATTCCAACGTATGCCGCAATGGCTAATTTTCAATGGATTTTATTTCCTATTATGTATAGTCAGGATGTAGGAAAAGGTCCAACCTCATACTGCTACGCCTCTTTTGATATGGCTGAGCTCTTTTATACCAGAAATGGAATACCTATTTACGAAGATCCTTCATGGGATTATTCAAGTAGATACAACATACGCTATAGCACTACTGAAGATAATAATGAGCACTATATTCCTGTGGGAGAAGCTACTGCAGCACTAAACTTTGATAGAGAACCGCGATTTTATGCAAGTCTTGGATTTGACAGAGGATATTTTGAATTATCTACCACTTCGAACAATTTTGGAAGTTCTTTTAGCCGTTATCTCACACTTCGAGCTGGAGAAGCTGGTAATCTCTCAAATGAGACAGGCTATTCTGTTAAAAAACTTATTGCATTTGAAACCTCTTTAAGTCGTGGCTCTTCAAGTAATAATTATCAAGGTTACGACTATAGATTTCCATTAATAAGACTTGCAGACCTATACTTGCTGCATAGTGAGGCTGCGAATGAATATTACGACAGCCCGAATGATGAAGTTTATGTATACATAGACAAGGTACGTGAAAATGTAGGACTACCCGGAGTAGTTAATTCATGGAGTAGCTCCTTGAACCCCAACCGACCTTTTGATAAGGTTGAGATGCGAAAAATAATTCAACAAGAGCGCATGATAGAACTTGCATTTGAGGGTCAACGATTCTGGGATATAAGAAGATGGAAACTGGGAGATGAATATTGGACACGTGCACCAAGAGGGTGGAACCAGAAAGGCAGAACTCTCGATGAGTATTACCAAGTAATTAATCTTGGTAAACCAAGAAGTTTTTCTCCAGTAGAATATCTTTGGCCGATAAGTATTTATGATTTAAGAATTAACAATAACTTGGAACAGACTTTTGGCTGGTAGATTTGTAACTAATAACATTTGATTTTATGAAGAAAATTTTACTTATACTAACTGTCTGTTTGTTGATTGCCTGCGAACAGAACGAACAGATAAAGGTGAAACCTGCACAATTAACTGATTACAAAGTTTCGCCTATTAATGGAGGTGCTACAATTACTTATACTCTGCCTCCAGAATCGGATATTTTATATGTTGTAGCTGAATATAAGAGAGATGGTGAGATATTTACCGAACGCTCTTCATTTTATAATAATAGCATTACAATTGAAGGATTTAATGTAACAACTCCTATTGATGCTATTCTGTATACTGTTAATAGAGAGGAAATGAAGTCTGACCCAATCCAAATTGTCTTTGAGCCACTCGAATCACCTTTAAGCTTGGCTTTTAAAACACTTGATGTTTCAACAGGTTTTGGTGGAATTGTGGTTTCATGGGAGAATTTGAATTCTACTGAGCTTGGAGTGAGGCTTATGGTCAAAGAGAACGATGAGATTAAAAACAAAGATATGTTTTTCTCCAGCTTCGAGAAAGAAAATCATACTTTCAGAGGATTTGAAAGTGAAGAAACAACTTTTGCAGTTTCAATTGAAGATAAATGGGGAAATGTATCTGATACTATATTTTATACAACTACTCCATTTTTTGAAACAGAGGTACCTAAGCCTTTTGGGGATATGAGGCAAACAATTCCGTTTGACATTACTACACAAAATCCCACTTTTAATTGGCCAAGACTGTTTAACAACATAGTGGGAGATGATAGTTGGCTGACAACAACACCAACAGCAGCAAATCCTCAACTTTGTGCTTTCACAATAGACTTAAAACAAGTGTATAAACTGAGTCGAATGACTATATGGCCACGTATGAGGCCTAACAACCATAATGATGTATATGCCGTAAACAATGTTCTTTCTTTTGAGATGTGGGGTACTACTGAAATAGATCCTGCAAGACTGTCTGACCGCGCGTACTGGCTTGATGAGCATCAGGATTGGAACACTTTTAATCCTGGACTTGAAATACCAGACTATACTTTTAAAGACGATTGGGTATATCTTGGATATTATGAAGTGGAACGACTGGATTTAAAGGGTGCTACTCCAACAGATATTATGAATCGTGCACTACAAGGAGAACCATTAGATATCCCTATTGATGTGGGACCTGTAAGATATATACGCTTTTTCCCACGCTCGACAGACAAAGGAAGTCCAACGCCTGGTGCAATTTTTCAGATAGCTGAGCTCAGTTTCTTTGGGGATAACACAGTGAATCAAGAATAATTTAATACATTGAATAAAATGAAAAAAAATATATTAACATCCATTTTACTCATTCTCTTATTTAGTGCTTGTGACGATATGAATGATATTCATCAGGATTATCTTGATTGGGGAGAATCTGTCTACCTTGGGAAACCCGATTCATTGAATATATATTCAGGACTGGAACGGGTAAAATTGACATGGGTAAATAACAGTGATCCTGATATAAGTGAAACTGTCATATATTGGAACATGAGGAACGACTCAATTGTTAAACCTTTTGAGAGAATTTCGAGCGCTAAACAAAAAGATTCGATAATTATTGACAACTTACCGGAAGGTGATTACAATTTTGAACTTAAAAATAGGAATAGTAAAGGGCAAGCCTCACTTGTTGCTTCTGTGAGGGGTTCATCATTGGGAGATCATTACAAGAGTGGATTGAGACCACCCTTAGTATCATCAATCAAAGTGAATGATTATAACACCAATACCAAATCGGCAACTGTTGAATTAAACTGGATAAATAGCAGTGGTAGTGTTGGTGTAGTAATTCGTTACAACAAATATACTTCGGGTGAACTTGTAGAACTAAATCTTGATCCAAGCCAGACCAGCATTACACTTACTGATGTTGGCAACAGGTTGTGGAATGCTTCAGACATGATCTATATGTCATCTCTCTACGCACCCGATCAGTCAATTGACACACTCTCGTCATCCTTCTCAGAAAGCCAGATTGTAACTTATACAGCTACAATAGGATACAGACTGGATGTGAGTGCGACTGGCGTTCCGGGAAACAAAACTGCCTACGGCATAAATTCTCCTGCAGGTAACGTAATAGACAAGCATTTTTGGCTCTCCAACAATGACACTAAAACTCTTATTTGTGACCGTTTTGGCAGTTTTGGAATGGCAACAGATTTTGCAAATTTTCAGTACTTTCTAACTTTGAAAAGTGATAATTCGTTTGATATCACCGGAGCATCGTTTACTGGTACGCCTCCTACATTATCCTACTCTATAAGCAATACTGAAATAGAGAGTAATTTTGACCCGGAGACTGGAACAATTTACATCAACAATATGAGAGTTTTAGCTACAACTGGTGCTCTCACATACTTTGAGGAGGAGTTAATACCTAAGTAAATATTTAATAATAAGTAAGACTGATTAAAGCGGGAAGCAGGTTATATAAACGGACCTCCCCTTCCCGCTTGAATTATATTAAAAAAGAAATTCAATATGAAATGTAGAAGTATATACAAAATTATTGCTACGTCATTTGTATTAATCTGTGCAATATTTGTCGTTTATGCAAATAACGATAATGATATAATAATAGAAAATGAAAGTTTTATTTTAACAATTGGGAAAAATGCTGAAGCTAAAAGTCTTTTGCTTAAGTCTTTTGGTAAAGAAGTATTGATGTCAGGAACAGGTATCAAAGCTTTTACTGTAACTCAGGAGCGCCCCTACAACAATGAGTTGAAACTGGCATACCCAAATAAGAAAAATACATATCGAGCTGATACTGTTTTCTGGCAAGATGACAACAATCTAGTAGTAGGCTTTGAATTAGTGCCTTATCAGGCCATCATCTCTGTTGATATATCACCTCAATACATACGATTTTCTCTTAAGGATTTCATAATTGAATCAAATGCTTATCCTTCGTATATGAAAATTACTCCACCCCCAGCTACAGAAGTGTGTCTTCTTCAATTACCCATTATTAAAAGGGCTAACTTTGGAGAGTGGCTGAACGTAGTTTGGGATGATGATGTTGCTGTAAATATTTTATCTACAGATGAGTATACACAAATTGATTCAGAAGAACAGCAGGAATATTATATTTTAAAGGCAAGTGTTGTTAAGGATATAAAATTTTTTGACACCGGAGCAGCTCTTATTGCTTCTGCAACAAATCACTTGCTTGAGAATATAGCTCAAATAGAAGAAGATTTTAACCTTCCGAAAGGAGTAGAGAGCCGCAAGAATAAGCTCATAAATGCTTCTTATTATTGGGCGGCAGATCTTAATCCAACAACTCTTGAAAGGCACTTACAATATGCAAAGATGGGTGGTTTTAGACTTATGCTTATTTATTTTTTTAGTTTTGAGGATCAGCTTGGGTTACGTAAAATAGGGAATTATGAATATAATAAAAAGTTTTTTCCTAATGGAAAGCAGGACCTTGAAAGCATGCTAAACAGAATTAAAGAGGAGGGTATTATTCCTGGTGTTCATTTTCTGCATTCAAATATTGGCTTATCCAGCAAATATGTGACTCCTGTACCGGATTACAGGCTTAATATTTTAAAATCATTTAATCTTTCAAGACCTATCGGAGAGAAAGATTCAATAATATACGTAGATCAAAACCCTGAAGGTATAACTATGGCCGAAGGATGTAGGGTACTCAAAGCAGGAACCGAGTTGATTTCTTATGAAAGCTATACGACATCGCCACCATACATGTTTTTAGGCTGTAAAAGAGGTGTGGAAAGAACTACTGTAAACAGTCTCAATATTGGTTCACCCATTGGCCTCTTGGATATTAGTGAATTTGGAGCTAATAGTGTATATATTGATCAAAGAACCAGTTTGCAGGATGAAGTGGCAGAAGAGATCGCAGACATGTACGATGCAGGCTTTGAGTTCATTTACTTTGATGGAGCAGAAGGTGTTAATCCACCGTTCAATTTCACGATTCCATTAGCGAAATACCGTGTATTTAAACGTTTAAAACCGAATCCTATATTTGCTGAAGGAGCTGCAAAAAGTCATTTTAGTTGGCACATGCTTAGTGGTGGAAATGCTTTCGATACTTTTCCACCTGAAAAGGTAAAGTATTCTATAGCTAAGTATCCGGCAGAACAAGCTCCACGCATGAGAAAAGACTTTACACGAATAAATTTCGGATGGCTCAACTATATTCTTCCCAGCAACAACACAATAGGTACTCAACCAGATATATTGGAGTATGCAACAAGTCGTGCTGCATCATGGGAGTGTCCGATTTCATTACAATCAAATTTGCAGCGTTTAGCAGATCATCCAAGAACAAAAGATAATTTGGAAGTTATCAAGCGATGGGAAAAGGTGAGAAGTGAAAACTGGCTTTCAAATGAACATATAGAGATGCTGAAAGATCTCACACAGGAACATCATTTGCTTATTAATGAAAATGGAGAATTTGAACTTGTTCCTGTATTCCAAATTAATAATATTGCTGATAATAATCGAGATGTCAGAGCATTTACGTTCAATCGTAAAGGACATTGGTATGTGTTATTTTGGCATATTTCGGGAGAAAGCAAACTTTTATTGGATGTGAAAAAGAGTGAGGTTAAACTATATAAAGAATTTAATGTAGTTGAGACTATAGATATGGCTCATGATCAAATTATTCTACCCGTTAGCGGTCGCAGATACCTGAAATTTGAAAATAAATCTCGGGATGAAATTGTAAAACTGTTTAAATCAGGAGTTGTAATTTAATTATACAAAGCACAGTATTGACTTTCTCTAGCTTCTTATAAGTTTTAACAATATAAAAAAAATCATATGTTTGTATTGTTAATATGTAGGAGATATGTAGTGTGGGACCCTAAAATAAAGGATATGAAAAGTTTAGAAATAAGTAAAGTGACAACAACTTTAGTAGATTTAGCTGAAGAAGCAATAATGGATTTTATTAAAGGTTCTGACCTCCAGCCAGGGGATAAATTCCCTTTTGATGAGAGTCAGCTTGCAGAAAAGTTGCAAGTAAGCCGTAATGTAATCAGAGAAGCTTTAAGCAGGCTACAATCAATTGGCTTAATAGAAAGTAGGAAAAGAAATGGTATAATTATGCGAGAGCCAAGTCTTAAACATATTTTAAATCGAATAATTAATCCGAAACTATTAAGTGAAAACAAAATTACTGATCTATTAGAACTTAGGTATATATTAGAGATAGGTATAGTTCCGATCATTTTCGAAAACATTAACAAAATGGACATATCAGAATTGCGAAAGATAATACCAAATACAATAACGAGTAATGTTTATGTTAGACTTTCGGCAGATGAAGAAATAGAATTTCACTCACGTATTTATAAAGTTGCGGACAATAAAGTCATAAACGAGCTACAGCAAATTATAATACCAATTTACAAATTCATTCAAAAAAATCATTCTGAATTTGACATATACAATAAAAAAATAAGAGATGAGAAATTGTTCGCATCGCATTCTGACTTAATTGATGCCTTAGAGTCAGGAGATCAAAAAAAGTATGAAGATGTAATCAAAAGGCATTTACTGGCCTATCATTTATATATTAAAGAACAAAGGCAAAAAAACATTTAGTATGAGATTAACTAAGTTTGAAGGATTGATTGCTGCAGCCGTAACTCCTATGACTGCAAATGGAGAAATTAATTTGAAAGGTATAGATAACTATTCAAATTTTTTAATAAAAAGAGGAGTAAAAGGAGTTTTTGTAAACGGCACTACTGGTGAAGGATTGCTTTTAGATGTTAATGAGCGTAAAGCAATAGTTGAAAAATGGATGAAGTATTCTACTGATTTGAAAATTTTAGTTCATGTTGGAAGTACCAGTATAAAGGTGGCTCGAGAACTGGCATCGCACGCAGAAGAACTTGGTGCTGATGCTATATCGTGTATGGGTCCATCTTATTTGCCACCACAAGGCACTAAGGAATTAGTGGAGTTTAACAAACAGGTTGCAGCGAGAGCATCTAATACCCCTTATTACTATTATCATATTCCGATAGTTTCAGGTGTTCATGTAAGCATGGTTGACTTTTTAGGTGAGGCTCACAAAGTTATACCTAATTTGAATGGCTTAAAGTATACGTCATATAACACAATGGAGGAGCAAATGTGTATTAATTTTATGAATAAAAGATTTGACATTCTACATGGGCATGATGAAAGCCTACTGTTGGGATTAACTATGGGTGAAAAAGGTGGTATTGGGACTTCATATAATGTATCATCTTCAATATTCGACAGAATTCTTGCTTTATATAAAGAAGGGGATCTATCAGGGGCAATGGAATTACAATATGAAGCAAATCAATTTATTGAGCTCTTGCTGAAATATGAGAACACAATTGTAAGTATAAAAGCAATACTTAATTTATTAGGTGTAGATTGTGGACCTTGCAGATTACCATTAAGGAATTTGAATTCTGAAGAAATAAAGTCACTTGAAAGTGACCTAATGGAGTTCGATTGGATAAGATGAAAGCTTAATATTTTACATCAATACCTGTAATGAGTAGAAATAATAGTCGCAATTTATGTCCGGATAGAAAATCTTATTAGTTGATTAAAACCCAAAATAGAATTAGATAATACATCTCTATTTGTAACAATTACGAAAAGAAAAAATAAACATGAAGCTAACATACTTTGATTGGGCAATTATAATAGGATATTTAATTCTTATGTTGTTATTAGGATTTTTTACTTCGAAGAAAAATAAAACAGCAGAGGATTATATTTTAGGAGGAAAATCAATGAATCCTTTTATGATTGGTATATCTCTGTTTGCTACGCTCTTTAGCACGTTAAGTTATCTTTCATATCCCGGCGAAATGATAAAATATGGTTATGTGTTTTTAGTAGGCGTATTAGCTTTTCCTGTAGCCAATTGGATGATAGGCAAGTTTCTGATTCCGAAGTTTATGAGAATGAACGTAAAAAGTGCCTATGAAATTTTGGAAATAAAATTAGGTGCTAAGAGTAGGAAGTTAGCTGTTATTTTCTTCCTGGCATTACGATTTTTATGGATGGCAACAATCATTTATGCAACGATTGAGATTGCATTTGTTCCGATTTTTAATTTAAACAGTTCTCTTGTTCCATTAATAAGCTTTATATTATCTCTGCTCACCATAGCATATACAACAATGGGAGGTATTAAAGCAGTGGTTAAAACAGATGTAGCTCAGTCTTTTATAATGTTTTTTGGGCTAATTCTTACAATAGTTTTTATAATTAACCATTTGGGCTTGGAACAATCTATATTCAAATCATCAATTTATTCTCATTGGGAGCCTGTTGAATATATGATCAATCCTATTAAGAGAATGACCGTAGGAAATATTCTCATTATGACTCTCGTTTGGCAGGTATGTACATCTGGGTCAGACCAAATTGCCATACAAAGATATCTGTCAACAAAGGATGTGGAGTCTGCTAAAAAGTCATACAAGATTTCGCTTTGGGGTTCCACAATCATTCAGATATTATTAGCTGTTACAGGCTTATGTGTAATGACATTTTTTTTCTATAACCCGAACTTGATCGAAGATGGTGGAACTATGTTTGATAATGCTGACTCATTATTCCCTTTATATATAAGAATTGGGCTTCCCTCTGGCTTAACAGGTTTGATTGCTGCAGGTATTCTATCGGCAGCTATGTCAAGTTTATCCTCTGGTCTAAATTCAAGTTCAGCAGTAATTTCTGAGGAAATAATTAACAGAAAGGGAGAAAAGCACTCCGAAACTACGGACTTAAAATTAGTAAAAAAAACATCTTTATTTGTTGGAGTACTTGTGGCTCTATCAAGTTTATTACTGTCTTATATTACAGGTAATTTGTTTGATGTTGTACAAAAGGTTGTAAATTTAATAGTGGCACCTCTTTTTGTTCTATTCTTTCTGGCATTGTTCGTTCCTTTTTCAACTGATAAATCGACAACTATAGCTGGAATTTTATCGTTAGTAATCGCAATTTTAATTGCATTTTTTGAAATATTCGGAATATCTTCCTTATGGATTATGACACTTTCTTTAATAGGAGGTATACTAATAGGAGTAATTTTAAGTTATATCGAAAATAAAATAAATCAGTACTGACCGACTAAAAAATAAGGCGCAAAAAAGATAGGGACTTAACCGAAGTCTCGTCCCTAAGTTGTAAATTTGGATTGTCTAAAAACTAAATTTCCAACCATGGGCAAAGATAAGTCAAAAAATTTAGTCGGTCAGCCACTGTTCAAACAAATTGTGAAAATGTTGCCAAAAGATGAATTTGATCTCTTGGTGTCGAAGTGCGGGAGCGACCGTTACTATAAAACATTTTTTTCTTGGGAACAGCTTATAGTGATGCTCTTCGGCATCTTTTCACGTTGCGATTCCATGGGGGAAGTCTGTGACGGGATGCGGGCATTGGGTGGGAAGCTGAATT
Protein-coding sequences here:
- a CDS encoding FadR/GntR family transcriptional regulator → MKSLEISKVTTTLVDLAEEAIMDFIKGSDLQPGDKFPFDESQLAEKLQVSRNVIREALSRLQSIGLIESRKRNGIIMREPSLKHILNRIINPKLLSENKITDLLELRYILEIGIVPIIFENINKMDISELRKIIPNTITSNVYVRLSADEEIEFHSRIYKVADNKVINELQQIIIPIYKFIQKNHSEFDIYNKKIRDEKLFASHSDLIDALESGDQKKYEDVIKRHLLAYHLYIKEQRQKNI
- a CDS encoding dihydrodipicolinate synthase family protein → MRLTKFEGLIAAAVTPMTANGEINLKGIDNYSNFLIKRGVKGVFVNGTTGEGLLLDVNERKAIVEKWMKYSTDLKILVHVGSTSIKVARELASHAEELGADAISCMGPSYLPPQGTKELVEFNKQVAARASNTPYYYYHIPIVSGVHVSMVDFLGEAHKVIPNLNGLKYTSYNTMEEQMCINFMNKRFDILHGHDESLLLGLTMGEKGGIGTSYNVSSSIFDRILALYKEGDLSGAMELQYEANQFIELLLKYENTIVSIKAILNLLGVDCGPCRLPLRNLNSEEIKSLESDLMEFDWIR
- a CDS encoding sodium:solute symporter family transporter, producing MKLTYFDWAIIIGYLILMLLLGFFTSKKNKTAEDYILGGKSMNPFMIGISLFATLFSTLSYLSYPGEMIKYGYVFLVGVLAFPVANWMIGKFLIPKFMRMNVKSAYEILEIKLGAKSRKLAVIFFLALRFLWMATIIYATIEIAFVPIFNLNSSLVPLISFILSLLTIAYTTMGGIKAVVKTDVAQSFIMFFGLILTIVFIINHLGLEQSIFKSSIYSHWEPVEYMINPIKRMTVGNILIMTLVWQVCTSGSDQIAIQRYLSTKDVESAKKSYKISLWGSTIIQILLAVTGLCVMTFFFYNPNLIEDGGTMFDNADSLFPLYIRIGLPSGLTGLIAAGILSAAMSSLSSGLNSSSAVISEEIINRKGEKHSETTDLKLVKKTSLFVGVLVALSSLLLSYITGNLFDVVQKVVNLIVAPLFVLFFLALFVPFSTDKSTTIAGILSLVIAILIAFFEIFGISSLWIMTLSLIGGILIGVILSYIENKINQY